The following are encoded in a window of Miltoncostaea marina genomic DNA:
- the ribH gene encoding 6,7-dimethyl-8-ribityllumazine synthase, with protein sequence MARTGPPPPAPRLEHPGVRMAAVVAGFHRDLAERLLEGARARLAEAGLPEGHLEDHWVPGAFELPLAARSLALRRRYAGIVALGVVIRGETAHFDHICHAASTGLMAVGLETGVPCAFGVLTTEDRAQAEARSGGDKGNAGSDAADAAVVMANLLAEGR encoded by the coding sequence ATGGCCCGCACCGGGCCGCCGCCGCCGGCCCCCCGGCTGGAGCACCCGGGGGTCCGCATGGCGGCGGTGGTGGCGGGCTTCCACCGCGACCTGGCCGAGCGGCTGCTGGAGGGCGCCCGCGCCCGGCTGGCCGAGGCGGGGCTGCCCGAGGGGCACCTCGAGGACCACTGGGTGCCCGGCGCGTTCGAGCTGCCGCTCGCGGCCCGCTCGCTGGCCCTGCGCCGCCGCTACGCGGGCATCGTGGCGCTCGGCGTCGTCATCCGGGGCGAGACCGCCCACTTCGACCACATCTGCCACGCGGCGTCCACGGGCCTGATGGCGGTCGGCCTCGAGACCGGGGTGCCGTGCGCGTTCGGCGTGCTCACGACCGAGGACCGCGCCCAGGCCGAGGCGCGCTCCGGGGGCGACAAGGGCAACGCGGGGTCCGACGCGGCCGACGCGGCCGTGGTGATGGCCAACCTGCTCGCCGAGGGCCGCTAG